The proteins below come from a single Drosophila kikkawai strain 14028-0561.14 chromosome 3R, DkikHiC1v2, whole genome shotgun sequence genomic window:
- the Ace gene encoding acetylcholinesterase isoform X2 — MTGSATLDIYNADIMAAVGNVIVASFQYRVGAFGFLHLAPEMPSEFAEEAPGNVGLWDQALAIRWLKDNAHAFGGNPEWMTLFGESAGSSSVNAQLMSPVTRGVVKRGMMQSGTMNAPWSHMTSEKAVEIGKALINDCNCNASMLKTNPAHVMSCMRSVDAKTISVQQWNSYSGILSFPSAPTIDGAFLPADPMTLMKTADLKDYDILMGNVRDEGTYFLLYDFIDYFDKDDATALPRDKYLEIMNNIFGKATQAEREAIIFQYTSWEGNPGFQNQQQIGRAVGDHFFTCPTNEYAQALAERGASVHYYYFTHRTSTSLWGEWMGVLHGDEIEYFFGQPLNNSLQYRPVERELGKRMLSAVIEFAKTGNPAQDGEEWPNFSKEDPVYYIFSTDDKIEKLARGPLAARCSFWNDYLPKVRSWAGTGCNGDSGSASISPRLQLLGLAALLYVCAALRTKGVF, encoded by the exons ATGACCGGTTCGGCCACGCTGGACATTTACAATGCCGACATCATGGCTGCCGTGGGCAACGTTATAGTGGCCTCCTTCCAGTATCGAGTGGGAGCCTTTGGGTTCCTGCACCTGGCGCCGGAGATGCCGTCGGAGTTCGCTGAAGAGGCGCCCGGTAACGTGGGCCTCTGGGATCAGGCCCTGGCCATTCGCTGGCTAAAGGACAACGCCCACGCTTTTGGCGGCAATCCGGAATGGATGACCCTGTTTGGGGAGTCGGCGGGTTCCAGTTCGGTTAATGCGCAGCTCATGTCGCCGGTGACCAGGGGCGTGGTCAAGCGCGGCATGATGCAATCCGGCACCATGAATGCACCCTGGAGCCACATGACCTCAGAGAAGGCTGTGGAGATTGGCAAGGCGCTGATCAATGACTGCAACTGCAATGCCTCCATGTTGAAG ACCAATCCCGCTCATGTGATGAGCTGCATGCGATCGGTGGACGCCAAGACCATATCCGTGCAGCAGTGGAACTCGTACTCTGGCATTCTCAGCTTCCCCTCGGCGCCGACCATCGACGGGGCCTTCCTGCCGGCGGATCCCATGACGCTGATGAAGACGGCGGATCTGAAGGACTACGACATCCTGATGGGAAATGTCAGGGATGAGG GCACTTACTTTTTGCTGTACGATTTCATCGATTACTTTGATAAGGACGATGCAACGGCTCTGCCGCGGGACAAGTACTTGGAAATTATGAACAACATTTTTGGCAAGGCAACCCAGGCGGAACGCGAGGCCATAATTTTCCAG TACACCAGCTGGGAGGGTAATCCGGGTTTCCAAAACCAGCAGCAGATTGGACGCGCCGTGGGCGACCACTTCTTTACCTGCCCCACCAACGAGTACGCCCAGGCTCTGGCGGAGCGAGGTGCCTCCGTGCACTACTACTACTTCACACAC CGCACGAGCACATCGCTGTGGGGCGAGTGGATGGGCGTGCTGCACGGCGACGAGATTGAGTACTTCTTTGGCCAGCCGCTGAACAACTCCCTGCAGTATCGGCCTGTGGAGCGGGAGCTGGGCAAGCGGATGCTCAGCGCGGTCATCGAGTTCGCCAAGACGGG caACCCCGCCCAGGATGGCGAGGAGTGGCCCAACTTCTCCAAGGAGGATCCCGTCTACTACATTTTCAGCACGGACGACAAGATCGAGAAATTGGCTCGAGGTCCTTTGGCGGCccgctgctccttctggaacgACTATTTGCCGAAAGTCAGGAGTTGGGCAG
- the Ace gene encoding acetylcholinesterase isoform X1, producing the protein MASVRQSSLLPATSSSSILSLPLSLPLPLFLVLSLHLTGVCGVIDRLVVQTSSGPVRGRSVTVQGREVHVYTGIPYAKPPVEDLRFRKPVPAEPWHGVLDATRLSATCVQERYEYFPGFSGEEIWNPNTNVSEDCLYINVWAPAKARLRHGRGANGGEHSNGKQADTDHLIHNGNPQNTTNGLPILIWIYGGGFMTGSATLDIYNADIMAAVGNVIVASFQYRVGAFGFLHLAPEMPSEFAEEAPGNVGLWDQALAIRWLKDNAHAFGGNPEWMTLFGESAGSSSVNAQLMSPVTRGVVKRGMMQSGTMNAPWSHMTSEKAVEIGKALINDCNCNASMLKTNPAHVMSCMRSVDAKTISVQQWNSYSGILSFPSAPTIDGAFLPADPMTLMKTADLKDYDILMGNVRDEGTYFLLYDFIDYFDKDDATALPRDKYLEIMNNIFGKATQAEREAIIFQYTSWEGNPGFQNQQQIGRAVGDHFFTCPTNEYAQALAERGASVHYYYFTHRTSTSLWGEWMGVLHGDEIEYFFGQPLNNSLQYRPVERELGKRMLSAVIEFAKTGNPAQDGEEWPNFSKEDPVYYIFSTDDKIEKLARGPLAARCSFWNDYLPKVRSWAGTGCNGDSGSASISPRLQLLGLAALLYVCAALRTKGVF; encoded by the exons ATGGCCTCCGTACGGCAGAGCAGCCTTCTGCccgccacctcctcctcctccatccTTTCACTTCCGctgtcgctgccgctgccccTGTTCCTGGTGCTGTCGCTGCACCTGACCGGCGTTTGCGGCGTCATCGACCGCCTGGTGGTGCAGACATCCTCCGGCCCGGTGCGCGGCCGCTCGGTGACGGTGCAGGGACGCGAGGTGCACGTCTACACGGGCATTCCATATGCCAAGCCACCCGTCGAGGATCTGCGCTTCCGCAAGCCGGTGCCGGCGGAGCCCTGGCACGGCGTCCTAGACGCCACACGTCTCTCCGCCACCTGCGTTCAAGAGCG TTACGAGTACTTTCCGGGCTTCTCCGGCGAGGAGATCTGGAACCCCAATACAAATGTGTCCGAGGATTGCCTGTACATCAACGTCTGGGCGCCGGCCAAGGCACGTCTCCGCCATGGACGCGGTGCCAACGGGGGCGAG CACTCGAATGGCAAGCAGGCGGACACCGACCACCTCATACACAACGGTAATCCGCAGAACACGACCAATGGACTACCCATTCTGATCTGGATATACGGTGGTGGCTTCATGACCGGTTCGGCCACGCTGGACATTTACAATGCCGACATCATGGCTGCCGTGGGCAACGTTATAGTGGCCTCCTTCCAGTATCGAGTGGGAGCCTTTGGGTTCCTGCACCTGGCGCCGGAGATGCCGTCGGAGTTCGCTGAAGAGGCGCCCGGTAACGTGGGCCTCTGGGATCAGGCCCTGGCCATTCGCTGGCTAAAGGACAACGCCCACGCTTTTGGCGGCAATCCGGAATGGATGACCCTGTTTGGGGAGTCGGCGGGTTCCAGTTCGGTTAATGCGCAGCTCATGTCGCCGGTGACCAGGGGCGTGGTCAAGCGCGGCATGATGCAATCCGGCACCATGAATGCACCCTGGAGCCACATGACCTCAGAGAAGGCTGTGGAGATTGGCAAGGCGCTGATCAATGACTGCAACTGCAATGCCTCCATGTTGAAG ACCAATCCCGCTCATGTGATGAGCTGCATGCGATCGGTGGACGCCAAGACCATATCCGTGCAGCAGTGGAACTCGTACTCTGGCATTCTCAGCTTCCCCTCGGCGCCGACCATCGACGGGGCCTTCCTGCCGGCGGATCCCATGACGCTGATGAAGACGGCGGATCTGAAGGACTACGACATCCTGATGGGAAATGTCAGGGATGAGG GCACTTACTTTTTGCTGTACGATTTCATCGATTACTTTGATAAGGACGATGCAACGGCTCTGCCGCGGGACAAGTACTTGGAAATTATGAACAACATTTTTGGCAAGGCAACCCAGGCGGAACGCGAGGCCATAATTTTCCAG TACACCAGCTGGGAGGGTAATCCGGGTTTCCAAAACCAGCAGCAGATTGGACGCGCCGTGGGCGACCACTTCTTTACCTGCCCCACCAACGAGTACGCCCAGGCTCTGGCGGAGCGAGGTGCCTCCGTGCACTACTACTACTTCACACAC CGCACGAGCACATCGCTGTGGGGCGAGTGGATGGGCGTGCTGCACGGCGACGAGATTGAGTACTTCTTTGGCCAGCCGCTGAACAACTCCCTGCAGTATCGGCCTGTGGAGCGGGAGCTGGGCAAGCGGATGCTCAGCGCGGTCATCGAGTTCGCCAAGACGGG caACCCCGCCCAGGATGGCGAGGAGTGGCCCAACTTCTCCAAGGAGGATCCCGTCTACTACATTTTCAGCACGGACGACAAGATCGAGAAATTGGCTCGAGGTCCTTTGGCGGCccgctgctccttctggaacgACTATTTGCCGAAAGTCAGGAGTTGGGCAG